The stretch of DNA ATTGTCCCGTTCGCTGCTCACGCTCGCGCTTGCCGCCCTTCTGCTGACTGGCGGCTGCGATAGGGAAGCGCCGCAAGAGGCGCAAGAAAACGCACCTTCGCCCGAGGCAACGGGCGCTTTGACCGGGACAATCGATGCCGAATACGCAGGCGAGTTGATGCCCGCGATAGCGCTCACCAATCCCTCCGGCGGCGCCCTCAATACCGGGGCGCTCCAGGGCGAGCCGGTGCTGGTCAACCTGTGGGCGACCTGGTGCGCGCCCTGTGTCGCGGAAATGCCTTTGCTGGACGAGCTTGCAGCCGAGTACGACGGGCGCTTGCGCGTGGTCACCGTCAGCCAGGACCTGACCGGGGCGAAGGCGGTGGAGCCGTTCTTCGCCGCGCGCCGGTTCACGCATCTGGAACCATGGCTCGACCCGGAGACTGCCTTCGGCTTCGCACTGGGCGATGTCGCGTTGCCGACGACCGTGCTCTACGACGCGGCAGGCCAGGAAGTCTGGCGGGTACAGGGCGGCTACGACTGGGGGAGCGAGGAAGCGCGCGCCGCCATCGACACCGCGATCGGTGGCTGAGCCGCAAAAATATCGAAAACGTGGTGGGCGATGACAGGCTCGAACTGCCGACCCTCTCGGTGTAAACGAGATGCTCTACCAACTGAGCTAATCGCCCCACGGCCTTGCGGCGTGCGCGCTATCTAGCGTGCGCGAGCGCAAAATCAATCGCCGATGGCGCGGGCGCCTGCACGGCGCTAGGGCAGGGCGATGATCCTCCCCCGTATCACCGTGCTGGCGACCGGCGGCACCATCGCCGGCAAGGCGGGTTCTGCGACTCGCCACGATTACCGGCCCGGCCAGATCGGCATTGCCGAATTCCTGGCGCAGGCCGCCGCTCTCGATCTTCACGCCCGGCTCGACGGTCGACAGATCGCGAATATCGGGTCGGAGAACATCGACGAGGAAGTGTGGGCACAACTCCATGCCGCCTGCCGCGAAGCGCTCGCGGATGCGGATTGCGCGGGCGTCGTCATCACCCATGGTACCGACACCGTCGAGGAAACCGCCTTCGTGCTCGACCAGACGTTGCCGTGCGACAAGCCGGTGGTGCTGGTGGGCGCGATGCGTCCGGCAGACGTTGTCGGCTCGGACGGACTGCGCAATTTCGCGAGCGCGGTGCGCGTTGCGGCGGCGTCCGATGCCGCGGGGCGGGGCGTGCTCGTGGTGATGGGCGACCGGGTCTATGCCGCGCGCGATATCCGCAAGGCGCGGACCGACAGTACCGATGCCTTCGCCGGTTTTCCGCGCGATGCGATCGGCCTCGCCCGGCCGAGCCAGCTCGAATGGTTCGG from Qipengyuania oceanensis encodes:
- a CDS encoding TlpA family protein disulfide reductase, which codes for MSRSLLTLALAALLLTGGCDREAPQEAQENAPSPEATGALTGTIDAEYAGELMPAIALTNPSGGALNTGALQGEPVLVNLWATWCAPCVAEMPLLDELAAEYDGRLRVVTVSQDLTGAKAVEPFFAARRFTHLEPWLDPETAFGFALGDVALPTTVLYDAAGQEVWRVQGGYDWGSEEARAAIDTAIGG
- a CDS encoding asparaginase → MILPRITVLATGGTIAGKAGSATRHDYRPGQIGIAEFLAQAAALDLHARLDGRQIANIGSENIDEEVWAQLHAACREALADADCAGVVITHGTDTVEETAFVLDQTLPCDKPVVLVGAMRPADVVGSDGLRNFASAVRVAAASDAAGRGVLVVMGDRVYAARDIRKARTDSTDAFAGFPRDAIGLARPSQLEWFGAPWRVGECARFDLPRQWPEVAVIFVTAGMTAQIAARQIAPETRGVVVAGVGEGNMPAGVRAMLADKVRDGLAVVRASRVEEALIDREPDDDQSGFVASRALTAQKARILLALLLASGITDPAAVQAEFDRR